From the Bacteroidota bacterium genome, one window contains:
- a CDS encoding T9SS type A sorting domain-containing protein, which translates to MKFAIPAFLLLCVSFFAADVVAQEFTGNAVQLPTQSNTHIHSDGTFFQTGSFIDSPDFDQDSEPDFTSRGGSDIFISSHAADGSLNWVIAAGGTAASETVNEAGGGTVVGNGKLYVAGTYDGAADFDEDEVDDITSAVPETSRLFIAQYELDGTFNWVKPIGDLDGFVNGLVFSDNSNLLYLAATQLDEAGNTEGTGVMHAVALDTEGVVQWTSSTAIDGTPTTGNVQANDLLVDDQGQLHLSGAFRGNVDFDGDGPLDPVAAGSTQFGPQARAYVAQYSASGTINWIDYAGGTGSSFANSIDLDATGDLYVAGSYGLGNVIFENTEATYTGPEPADNMFLARYNATGEVQWAVFPNALVDFFIFSGVYGNAVAVCPNEEIVYVGGYLTGSVDFDGNGQYEVNTFSFPAYTAVYTKDGINGSNWTAGADASIHQIIPTGPEMFKVLGDFNTSIDFDGTGGEPAMDVFGGSGRGYFVADFTRVGDPIPVELTSFEATANGSAASLKWATASETNNAGFEVLQDGQSITFIEGAGTTNEPQTYAHHINNLPAGTYTFQLKQIDFDGAFELSNEAQLTIDLTGAYQLGKAFPNPFNPQTTFSLSIARGQDVQITLFDMLGRQVQTLHNGFLEANTQHRFTIDGSGLASGTYFYNVRGHQFTASEHITLMK; encoded by the coding sequence ATGAAATTTGCTATTCCAGCTTTTCTCCTCTTGTGCGTTTCGTTTTTTGCTGCTGATGTTGTAGCACAGGAATTTACAGGAAATGCAGTCCAGCTACCTACGCAATCCAACACGCATATCCATAGCGATGGGACGTTTTTTCAAACCGGTTCTTTTATCGACTCACCGGATTTCGACCAGGATAGCGAGCCAGATTTCACCAGCCGTGGCGGCTCAGACATTTTCATTTCCAGTCATGCTGCAGATGGATCGCTCAACTGGGTCATTGCAGCCGGCGGTACGGCAGCATCTGAAACGGTCAACGAGGCCGGCGGTGGCACCGTGGTTGGTAATGGCAAACTTTACGTCGCTGGCACCTACGACGGCGCCGCAGATTTTGACGAAGATGAGGTTGATGACATCACTTCTGCCGTACCTGAAACAAGCAGACTTTTCATCGCGCAGTATGAACTCGATGGGACCTTCAACTGGGTCAAACCCATCGGGGACCTCGACGGCTTTGTCAACGGGTTGGTATTCTCAGATAACAGCAATCTGCTTTATCTGGCAGCCACACAACTCGACGAAGCCGGCAACACGGAAGGCACGGGCGTGATGCATGCAGTAGCACTTGACACTGAAGGTGTTGTGCAATGGACATCCAGCACAGCCATTGATGGCACACCGACAACAGGTAACGTGCAGGCAAACGACTTGCTCGTAGATGACCAGGGTCAGCTTCATCTATCCGGCGCATTCAGGGGTAATGTCGATTTTGATGGGGATGGCCCCCTCGACCCGGTAGCAGCTGGCAGCACCCAGTTTGGCCCGCAGGCCCGCGCGTATGTTGCGCAGTACAGCGCATCGGGCACCATCAACTGGATTGATTACGCCGGCGGGACTGGCTCTTCGTTTGCGAACAGTATCGACCTGGATGCAACGGGTGATTTGTATGTGGCCGGTAGCTATGGACTGGGCAACGTGATTTTTGAAAACACAGAAGCAACCTACACAGGCCCAGAGCCGGCGGACAACATGTTTCTCGCCAGATACAACGCCACAGGTGAAGTACAATGGGCTGTATTTCCCAATGCGCTGGTCGACTTTTTCATATTCTCCGGCGTCTACGGCAACGCCGTTGCCGTCTGCCCGAATGAGGAGATTGTTTACGTGGGTGGCTACCTCACCGGATCCGTCGATTTTGATGGAAACGGACAGTATGAAGTTAACACCTTTAGCTTCCCCGCCTATACAGCCGTGTACACCAAAGACGGTATCAACGGTTCAAACTGGACAGCGGGTGCGGATGCAAGCATTCACCAGATCATCCCAACGGGGCCAGAAATGTTCAAGGTCCTGGGCGACTTCAACACCAGCATCGATTTTGACGGTACAGGCGGCGAACCGGCAATGGACGTATTCGGCGGCTCGGGCCGGGGTTATTTTGTGGCTGACTTCACGCGGGTGGGTGACCCCATCCCGGTTGAACTGACTTCTTTTGAAGCAACCGCCAATGGCAGCGCAGCCAGTCTGAAATGGGCTACAGCTTCCGAAACCAACAACGCTGGCTTCGAAGTGCTCCAAGACGGGCAATCGATCACGTTTATCGAGGGCGCCGGCACAACCAACGAGCCGCAGACCTATGCGCATCATATCAATAACTTGCCAGCCGGCACCTATACGTTCCAGCTCAAACAAATCGACTTCGACGGCGCGTTTGAGTTAAGCAACGAGGCACAGTTGACAATCGACCTGACGGGCGCTTATCAACTGGGTAAAGCTTTTCCAAACCCATTCAATCCGCAAACCACTTTCAGTCTTTCAATTGCGCGTGGACAGGATGTTCAAATCACTTTGTTCGATATGCTTGGCCGGCAGGTACAGACGTTGCACAACGGCTTCCTCGAAGCCAACACGCAGCACCGGTTTACCATTGATGGTAGTGGGTTGGCAAGTGGTACGTATTTCTATAATGTGCGTGGTCATCAGTTTACAGCAAGCGAGCACATAACCCTGATGAAGTAG
- a CDS encoding carboxypeptidase regulatory-like domain-containing protein, producing the protein MLCFLAPALSFGQAVGSLTGQVKDRATDAPIANARVLIKQTGIQARSGASGTFRISSVPLATYVVVVEADGYQQVEIRNVLLERALAVNLDIYLNEASQGGTYIILHTPDLLAEDASGFAKNYSSADLTMLPYRNIDDVVRTQAGVISFDGQPGLYMRGNRASDVQYTLDGFNLDGDFHNNIPYLALNQLSVETGHMGAAYGDKMGGMVHLSLKSDAQRWFGLVEGQTSESFDAFGYNAITGAAGGPLLKGRVNLLLAGTYEDQFDSTPSALGQLRVKPEVLEDLRAFPMAFSGTDVEGNRVYLPIPFNLENGASLMVDNDGFPVLTDGHLTFSDGVTIDAQNLAPADIQLGPVQRASVLTPDAFSVEDALLGRQKENLLLLGNLSVKILPRTQLRIGALFNQQERDWFDETSNRRVLFAPEMTQRVDQEEQYLHVALRQRFSANTLLHFQGSYRSFSQTIYDPRLGENWENLFFYGDIDDPAFMFLSSYKFLSFENEIRIDDHGTPNDPSDDTEFTVRVPFFPAVYGDGNDPAGTDEVINSLVQIPGGRYNAFQQRSDARIRMSGYFTAGLGLHQVTIGGAYEKHTNRFWYINASNLAPFYADGNPERIDPLNPDFNQEGYTTYEELPLQLLDTTVGLYYGYDLRGQNEVDSEDFDTLLSQDPNKPLEHYNIAPYQSELLSGYVQDQFAWDGLVVEAGVRFQLFDNNTLTVIDPFFNRPVCRVRDLGNSFNGICGEGAVATGIGEDFAIFYSGSTIVGFRDTNGVYYDASGQVADAGTIQLQGQARVTSNVITRDMFTAYDADLIILPRISTRYHLNQNTTLFASYGHFAQAPNASAFATFGSFRSAGTLRNSGLTSEKLAKIELGFHQKWHEGVESTLAGFYNKGSDLIASSINRDLSYSRGIELGLFLAAQPFQVRLNYTLSYSEVEEIPRFFDQRHRLNLAFQLDTPAQFGPAIFGVHPFGKMQLHALLQAGSGFPYTLIEEPVSQVGGARLPTVASKVNELRMPGQVRADLHIARRFVYAGSAEAVLFLQVQNLFNRTNSNKVWPFTGQLDNDGYLAMPAGERYLGNTTPTGETLYRHRNRIPEWAGIPRLIRLGVRLAF; encoded by the coding sequence GTGTTATGTTTTTTAGCGCCGGCGCTTTCTTTCGGGCAGGCAGTTGGTTCGCTAACCGGGCAAGTCAAAGACCGGGCAACCGATGCACCCATTGCAAACGCCAGAGTTTTGATCAAACAGACAGGCATCCAAGCCAGATCAGGGGCCAGTGGTACCTTTCGTATTTCCAGTGTCCCTTTGGCCACGTATGTGGTTGTTGTTGAGGCAGACGGTTACCAGCAGGTGGAAATTCGGAATGTATTGTTGGAGCGTGCGTTGGCTGTAAATCTTGATATTTACCTGAATGAAGCATCCCAGGGCGGTACATATATTATCCTGCATACACCTGATTTGTTGGCTGAAGATGCGAGTGGTTTCGCCAAAAACTACAGCAGTGCTGATTTGACTATGCTGCCCTACCGAAACATTGACGACGTTGTGCGCACGCAGGCTGGCGTCATTTCTTTTGATGGACAACCCGGCCTTTACATGCGCGGCAATCGGGCCAGCGACGTGCAATACACCCTCGACGGGTTCAACCTGGACGGCGATTTTCATAACAATATTCCGTACCTCGCGCTCAATCAGTTGTCCGTTGAGACCGGGCACATGGGTGCGGCTTATGGCGACAAAATGGGTGGTATGGTGCACCTCTCTTTGAAATCAGATGCCCAGCGGTGGTTTGGGTTGGTGGAAGGACAGACTTCGGAGTCGTTCGATGCCTTTGGCTACAATGCCATCACGGGTGCTGCCGGCGGGCCGCTGTTGAAGGGGCGAGTCAACTTGCTCCTGGCAGGTACTTATGAAGACCAGTTTGACAGCACACCGAGTGCATTGGGGCAGTTGCGGGTTAAGCCAGAGGTATTGGAAGATTTGCGGGCATTTCCAATGGCATTTAGTGGTACAGACGTAGAGGGGAATCGGGTTTATTTGCCAATTCCTTTCAACCTGGAGAATGGCGCGTCGCTGATGGTTGACAATGATGGTTTTCCTGTGTTGACCGATGGGCATCTCACGTTTTCCGACGGGGTGACCATTGATGCTCAAAACCTTGCGCCTGCTGATATACAACTTGGGCCGGTCCAGCGCGCCAGCGTTCTTACACCAGATGCATTTAGTGTGGAAGATGCACTGCTGGGCCGGCAAAAAGAAAACCTCTTGCTGTTAGGTAACTTGTCTGTGAAAATCCTGCCCCGAACCCAACTCAGAATTGGGGCACTGTTTAATCAACAGGAACGAGATTGGTTTGATGAGACCAGCAACCGACGTGTATTATTTGCACCAGAAATGACGCAGCGCGTGGACCAGGAGGAGCAGTATTTGCATGTTGCACTGCGTCAACGTTTTTCAGCCAATACGCTGTTACACTTTCAAGGATCATACAGGAGTTTTTCCCAAACTATATACGACCCGCGGCTGGGGGAGAATTGGGAAAATCTTTTCTTTTATGGAGACATTGATGACCCTGCATTCATGTTCTTGTCATCGTACAAGTTTTTGTCCTTTGAAAACGAAATCCGGATTGATGATCATGGGACGCCGAATGATCCTTCTGATGACACAGAGTTTACCGTGCGCGTTCCCTTCTTTCCAGCCGTTTATGGTGATGGGAACGACCCGGCGGGTACCGACGAAGTAATCAACAGTCTCGTTCAAATTCCTGGAGGCCGCTATAATGCATTCCAGCAGCGTAGCGACGCTCGCATAAGAATGAGCGGATACTTTACTGCCGGCCTTGGATTGCATCAGGTGACGATTGGAGGTGCTTATGAAAAGCATACAAACCGGTTTTGGTACATCAACGCATCTAATTTGGCACCTTTTTATGCAGATGGAAATCCCGAGCGTATAGATCCTCTAAATCCTGATTTTAACCAGGAGGGATACACAACCTATGAGGAGCTTCCATTACAGCTACTTGATACCACCGTCGGGCTTTATTATGGCTACGACCTTCGGGGGCAAAACGAAGTGGATAGCGAAGATTTTGATACGTTGCTTTCTCAGGATCCCAATAAGCCCCTTGAGCACTATAACATTGCCCCATATCAGTCCGAATTGTTGAGTGGGTATGTGCAGGATCAGTTTGCATGGGATGGGCTTGTGGTCGAAGCCGGCGTGCGGTTTCAGCTTTTTGACAATAACACGCTTACGGTTATTGATCCCTTTTTCAACCGACCTGTATGCCGCGTAAGGGACCTGGGTAATTCGTTCAATGGAATCTGCGGCGAAGGTGCTGTAGCGACCGGTATCGGAGAAGACTTTGCGATATTCTACAGCGGCTCCACTATTGTTGGTTTTCGGGATACCAATGGCGTTTATTACGACGCCAGTGGCCAGGTAGCAGACGCTGGTACAATACAGTTGCAGGGGCAGGCGCGGGTAACAAGTAATGTCATAACCCGAGATATGTTTACTGCATACGATGCTGATCTCATTATTTTGCCTCGCATTAGTACGCGATATCATCTGAACCAAAATACAACGCTTTTTGCCAGCTATGGGCATTTTGCCCAGGCACCCAATGCATCGGCATTTGCTACCTTTGGTAGTTTTAGATCCGCCGGGACGCTGAGGAATTCCGGGCTTACTTCAGAGAAGCTTGCAAAAATTGAACTGGGCTTTCATCAGAAGTGGCATGAAGGTGTAGAGAGTACTCTGGCTGGTTTCTACAATAAGGGTAGCGACCTGATCGCTTCTTCGATTAACCGGGATCTTAGCTATTCTCGAGGCATCGAGCTAGGCTTGTTTTTAGCCGCACAACCTTTTCAAGTCAGGTTGAATTATACCTTGTCGTATTCAGAAGTGGAAGAAATACCACGGTTTTTCGATCAGCGCCATCGGCTGAACCTTGCTTTTCAACTTGATACGCCGGCCCAATTCGGACCTGCGATATTCGGCGTCCATCCTTTTGGTAAGATGCAGCTACATGCTTTGCTACAAGCCGGTAGTGGTTTTCCTTATACCCTAATTGAAGAACCTGTAAGTCAGGTCGGCGGAGCGCGCCTCCCAACTGTAGCCAGCAAAGTCAATGAGCTTCGGATGCCAGGCCAGGTGCGCGCCGATTTGCATATAGCCCGGCGGTTTGTGTATGCAGGATCCGCTGAGGCTGTCCTTTTCTTGCAAGTCCAAAACCTGTTCAATCGAACCAACAGCAACAAAGTCTGGCCTTTTACCGGACAACTGGATAATGATGGATATCTTGCGATGCCTGCTGGAGAAAGATATTTAGGAAATACTACTCCCACTGGAGAAACGCTTTATCGTCATCGCAACAGAATTCCCGAATGGGCAGGCATCCCCCGACTCATCCGGCTCGGCGTACGACTGGCATTCTAA
- a CDS encoding adenylate kinase: protein MPRILVVGSSCAGKSTLSQKLSAALDLHYIQLDALQWMPGWTERDDPTFFKMLTEAVTQHSHWVIDGNYSRTHAISWPRAQVVVWLNYSYSRVVWRALTRTCRRVFTREQLYSGNVETFRRSFLSRDSILWWVIKTFHYRRRRYSDIRKKNAYAHLVWIELRRPIPLDALILKIESAIPAEKR from the coding sequence ATGCCTCGGATTCTGGTTGTAGGCTCAAGCTGCGCCGGCAAATCTACCCTTTCACAAAAGTTGAGTGCCGCGCTGGATCTGCACTATATCCAGCTTGATGCCCTGCAGTGGATGCCTGGATGGACCGAGCGAGACGATCCTACCTTTTTTAAAATGCTGACTGAAGCGGTTACCCAGCATTCGCACTGGGTAATCGATGGGAATTACAGCAGAACCCATGCTATTTCCTGGCCTCGGGCCCAGGTTGTCGTATGGCTGAACTACAGCTATTCCCGCGTAGTGTGGCGTGCACTAACCCGTACGTGCCGCCGCGTTTTTACACGCGAACAACTCTATTCTGGCAACGTCGAGACGTTCCGGCGTTCTTTTCTTAGCCGCGATTCTATTCTCTGGTGGGTGATAAAAACATTCCATTACCGCCGCCGTCGCTATAGCGACATCCGCAAAAAGAATGCGTACGCCCACCTGGTGTGGATAGAATTGCGCCGGCCGATCCCGCTGGATGCACTTATTCTGAAAATAGAAAGCGCCATTCCTGCAGAAAAGCGCTAG
- a CDS encoding FKBP-type peptidyl-prolyl cis-trans isomerase has translation MKPASLLVALLLVCSSCDSGDPDPIILPSPKPEFVADSSYIVTATGLKYFDLVVGDTARVTADSGDVVLIDYNAWLEDETIFDSSILAGQPIQFALGFGNVIAGIDEGVSGMYLGGLRQVVIPPELGYGEEGNDLVPSNETLTFEIALLGAQ, from the coding sequence ATGAAGCCTGCGTCCCTGCTGGTGGCCTTGTTGCTTGTGTGTAGTAGTTGTGACTCTGGAGATCCAGATCCCATCATTTTACCGTCTCCCAAACCTGAGTTTGTAGCAGATTCAAGCTATATCGTAACCGCAACCGGGTTGAAATATTTTGATCTCGTTGTTGGCGATACAGCCCGTGTCACGGCTGATTCAGGTGATGTGGTCCTGATCGACTACAATGCCTGGCTTGAAGATGAGACCATTTTTGACAGCTCTATTCTGGCCGGCCAGCCTATTCAGTTTGCTTTAGGTTTTGGCAATGTAATTGCAGGCATTGATGAAGGCGTGAGTGGTATGTACCTAGGCGGTTTGCGCCAGGTTGTTATCCCCCCCGAACTCGGCTATGGCGAAGAAGGCAATGACCTCGTCCCGTCAAATGAAACCCTCACGTTTGAAATTGCATTGCTCGGCGCTCAGTAA
- a CDS encoding FKBP-type peptidyl-prolyl cis-trans isomerase, which produces MIEGPQARVVAEEDFTVTDSGLKYFDFVDGEGPAAAVGDTLFVDYTGWLTNGLIFDSSVLLPGRTPIRVIIGTTNVIQGWTEGLQGMREGGERQLVIPPSLGYGAFGQGSVPPNSIMIFEVEVVGLRVGS; this is translated from the coding sequence ATGATTGAAGGTCCTCAGGCGCGTGTCGTTGCTGAAGAGGATTTTACCGTAACCGACTCCGGATTAAAGTACTTTGACTTTGTGGATGGTGAAGGGCCGGCAGCTGCGGTTGGCGACACCCTTTTTGTAGACTACACCGGATGGCTTACCAACGGGTTGATTTTTGACAGCTCTGTTCTACTCCCTGGTCGCACCCCTATCCGTGTGATTATTGGTACAACCAATGTGATTCAGGGCTGGACCGAAGGATTACAGGGCATGCGTGAAGGCGGTGAGCGCCAGCTCGTGATTCCTCCTTCGTTGGGTTATGGCGCTTTCGGACAGGGTTCAGTGCCGCCAAACTCTATTATGATATTTGAAGTGGAGGTTGTAGGCCTTCGCGTTGGGAGTTAG
- a CDS encoding PA0069 family radical SAM protein, with product MEIDPTPRRRGRGAASNPANKFLQHHHVEDPAALDADDLRQVRTEFIADTSKTVLSKNSSPDVPFDYSINPYRGCEHGCIYCYARPSHEFLGYSAGLDFETKIVVKHNIAKLLAKTFQKKSWQPQTVMMSGNTDCYQPAERELKLTRSCLEVFAWHRNPVALITKNYLVTRDIDLLEELASRNLVSVSISITSLKPEVTRVMEPRTSHPMRRIEAIEKLAARGIPVGVMVAPIVPGLTDEEMPEIIKAAAGAGASWAHYVMLRLPGAVRELFLEWLEAEFPDRKQRVINRLRDLRGDELTDQKFGRRMRGAGKWAEILRQLHRNTVKQYGLNQGRISHSTEHFRRTGQQELF from the coding sequence ATGGAAATCGATCCAACCCCACGCCGGCGGGGGCGGGGCGCTGCCTCAAATCCTGCCAACAAGTTTTTGCAACACCATCACGTCGAGGATCCGGCTGCCCTCGATGCAGATGATCTCCGTCAAGTGAGAACGGAGTTCATCGCGGATACCTCCAAAACGGTCCTCTCCAAAAACAGCAGTCCGGATGTACCCTTCGACTACAGCATCAACCCGTATCGCGGGTGTGAACACGGCTGTATTTATTGTTATGCCCGGCCGTCCCACGAATTCCTGGGGTACTCCGCTGGCCTCGATTTTGAGACCAAAATTGTGGTCAAGCACAACATTGCAAAGCTACTGGCGAAAACCTTTCAGAAGAAGTCCTGGCAGCCGCAAACGGTGATGATGTCAGGGAATACGGATTGTTACCAGCCGGCAGAGCGCGAATTAAAACTCACCCGGTCGTGTCTGGAAGTGTTTGCCTGGCACCGGAATCCGGTTGCACTCATCACCAAAAACTATCTCGTTACCCGCGATATCGACTTGCTCGAAGAGCTCGCTTCACGCAACCTGGTCAGCGTCAGCATTTCAATCACGAGTTTGAAGCCGGAAGTGACCCGCGTGATGGAGCCCCGTACCTCCCACCCGATGCGGCGTATCGAAGCGATTGAGAAACTGGCGGCGCGTGGCATCCCGGTTGGCGTCATGGTTGCGCCCATTGTGCCCGGTCTGACCGATGAAGAAATGCCCGAGATTATCAAGGCGGCCGCCGGCGCCGGCGCGTCCTGGGCGCACTATGTCATGCTCCGGTTGCCGGGTGCTGTAAGAGAACTGTTTCTCGAATGGCTGGAGGCTGAGTTTCCGGACAGAAAACAACGCGTCATTAACCGCTTGCGCGACCTGCGCGGAGATGAACTTACCGATCAAAAGTTTGGACGCCGCATGCGCGGTGCTGGCAAGTGGGCGGAAATCCTGCGCCAACTACATCGCAACACCGTCAAGCAATACGGCCTCAACCAGGGCCGCATCAGCCACAGCACCGAACACTTCCGCCGCACAGGCCAGCAAGAGCTGTTTTAG
- a CDS encoding AMP-binding protein produces the protein MTNASLQERLYRRLDEAPESKAIAYYDPKESLSWISYEQFFTQSLEVAAQIKKQGFKQGDVCVIVLPSGHLSARSILAVLLLGGNPLLVAPPAVQGSMLDLPKILKHTVRKSGARVVLCADTMTDLREELTGDLEGVSLLFGESEIVLPGEGGDIERYYPASDAIGAMQLTSGTTGFPRVCVWSQEGILAALDGMEAACGITQEDICFNWTPLYHDMGLINNFMLCMTAGIPLILFSPHEFVKRPYLWLKAMQDTGSTFTWSPNFGYAITAQRTRDRQIEGLDLSHVKAFWNAAERIHYDTVVAFYERFKDYGLQESALKMNFGCAENVGGATFTGMDEPYQVEHLDPSKLYGDFVAEQVPEDSESVVTIVSCGQPHPTLGIEILSDDNELLPEGRVGRVALRTPSRLLYYKEDQESTDAALVNDLLLTGDIGYKRNNNLYWVGREKERIVLRGKKYDPSDFEPILFDIEGLRTGSFVVFGVDEGAHGTQRVVVVSEVREPLTRSLEDISGDITKQILLRLGVTVSDIELVKAGTLAKTSSGKRRHRHFRQMYIDGKLKPYRVDESSIEADIS, from the coding sequence ATGACTAACGCTTCCCTTCAAGAGAGGCTATATCGCCGGCTAGATGAAGCCCCTGAAAGCAAGGCGATTGCTTATTACGATCCTAAAGAGTCCCTGTCCTGGATCAGCTACGAGCAGTTTTTTACCCAATCCCTCGAAGTTGCTGCTCAAATCAAGAAACAAGGATTTAAGCAAGGTGACGTTTGTGTCATCGTGCTGCCAAGTGGCCACTTATCGGCCCGCTCCATTCTGGCTGTGCTGTTGCTGGGCGGCAATCCGCTGCTCGTTGCACCTCCTGCTGTGCAAGGAAGTATGCTCGACCTGCCCAAAATTCTGAAGCACACCGTTCGCAAATCAGGCGCCCGCGTGGTGCTTTGTGCTGATACGATGACCGATCTTCGGGAAGAGTTGACAGGTGACCTGGAAGGCGTGTCGCTCCTATTTGGCGAATCTGAGATTGTGCTGCCGGGCGAAGGTGGAGACATCGAACGCTATTACCCTGCTTCGGACGCCATCGGCGCGATGCAGCTAACTTCTGGTACAACAGGATTTCCACGCGTTTGCGTTTGGAGCCAGGAAGGCATCCTTGCTGCGCTGGATGGTATGGAAGCTGCTTGCGGTATCACGCAGGAAGATATTTGCTTTAACTGGACGCCTTTGTACCACGATATGGGGCTGATCAACAACTTTATGTTGTGCATGACCGCCGGCATTCCGCTGATCCTGTTCAGTCCACACGAATTTGTTAAACGCCCTTATCTCTGGCTTAAAGCCATGCAAGATACGGGCTCGACCTTTACTTGGTCTCCTAACTTCGGATATGCCATCACTGCCCAGCGTACGCGCGATCGGCAGATCGAAGGCCTCGATCTCAGCCACGTCAAAGCTTTTTGGAATGCTGCTGAAAGAATCCACTACGATACAGTTGTGGCGTTCTACGAGCGGTTCAAAGACTACGGATTGCAGGAAAGCGCACTGAAAATGAACTTTGGCTGCGCTGAAAACGTGGGCGGTGCAACCTTCACCGGTATGGATGAGCCGTACCAGGTTGAACACCTCGATCCGAGCAAGCTATACGGTGACTTTGTTGCCGAGCAAGTGCCGGAAGACAGTGAAAGCGTTGTCACCATTGTGAGTTGTGGCCAACCACACCCAACACTGGGCATCGAAATTCTTTCGGATGACAATGAGCTGTTACCTGAAGGTCGCGTAGGTCGCGTTGCGCTTCGCACGCCGTCGCGGTTGCTCTACTACAAAGAAGACCAGGAATCTACAGATGCAGCGCTTGTCAACGACTTGCTGCTAACGGGCGACATCGGGTACAAGCGGAATAACAACCTGTACTGGGTGGGTCGTGAAAAAGAGCGGATTGTACTACGCGGTAAAAAGTATGACCCAAGCGATTTTGAGCCCATTCTTTTTGATATAGAAGGGTTACGAACAGGCAGCTTTGTCGTTTTTGGTGTTGATGAAGGCGCCCATGGCACGCAGCGTGTTGTGGTTGTGTCTGAAGTACGCGAGCCGTTAACCCGCAGCCTGGAAGACATTTCTGGTGACATCACCAAGCAAATATTGCTGCGCCTGGGTGTTACCGTATCAGATATTGAGCTTGTAAAAGCCGGCACACTGGCGAAAACATCCAGTGGCAAGCGTCGGCATCGGCATTTCCGTCAGATGTACATCGACGGAAAACTTAAACCCTATCGTGTTGACGAATCTTCAATAGAGGCTGATATAAGCTAA
- a CDS encoding AMP-binding protein produces MISNLDPFIEKLGRHALEEVQLRKFQIMLDKILTHNTFYQQKLNAAGITSSSDIKSFEDFRKLPFTTKQELVHDQVDNPPYGTNLTFPLELYTRIHQTSGTTGEPLRCLDTEESWDWWARCWAAVYRGAGVTPSDRIFFAFSFGPFIGFWSAYAGAQRIGALALPGGGMSSLQRIKFMLKNEVTVLVCTPTYALHLAEVAEQEGIDLSESNVRITIHAGEPGASLPATKERIERVWGARCCDHAGATEVGAWGFEAANSGSFFVNEAEFIAEVVDKEGNPANEGELIITNLGRLGMPVIRYRTGDRVAIDTSETSSERTFRRLKGGVIGRIDDALIVRGINVFPSAIENIVRRFEDVGEFAVDVYRNKNLDEMEIRVEIGGENPEETAKDIVKVLRNGLGLRVQLNVVPQGTLPRFDLKARRFTDHRKLNLAVAGS; encoded by the coding sequence ATGATTAGTAATTTAGATCCATTTATTGAAAAGCTGGGCCGACACGCGCTTGAAGAAGTGCAGCTGAGGAAATTCCAGATAATGCTGGATAAAATCCTCACCCACAACACCTTTTACCAGCAGAAGCTGAATGCTGCCGGCATTACGTCGTCAAGCGATATCAAGTCGTTTGAAGATTTTCGCAAACTGCCGTTTACCACGAAGCAGGAGCTTGTGCACGACCAGGTGGATAACCCGCCTTATGGCACCAATCTTACGTTTCCGCTCGAATTATATACGCGGATTCACCAGACTTCCGGTACCACCGGTGAGCCACTGCGCTGCCTTGATACCGAAGAAAGCTGGGATTGGTGGGCACGATGCTGGGCAGCAGTATATCGGGGCGCCGGCGTAACGCCTTCCGATCGCATTTTCTTTGCGTTCTCTTTTGGGCCGTTTATCGGGTTCTGGAGCGCATACGCAGGAGCACAGCGCATCGGCGCGCTGGCGCTGCCTGGTGGCGGTATGTCGTCATTGCAGCGCATCAAGTTTATGCTCAAAAACGAAGTGACGGTACTGGTTTGTACACCAACTTATGCCCTGCATCTCGCTGAAGTAGCAGAGCAGGAAGGTATCGACCTGTCAGAATCCAATGTGCGCATCACCATTCACGCAGGAGAGCCTGGCGCCAGTTTGCCGGCTACCAAAGAGCGGATCGAACGGGTTTGGGGCGCGCGATGCTGTGACCATGCCGGCGCAACGGAAGTTGGTGCATGGGGCTTCGAAGCGGCCAATAGCGGCTCTTTCTTTGTCAATGAAGCTGAATTTATTGCTGAAGTAGTCGACAAAGAAGGTAATCCTGCTAACGAAGGCGAGCTCATTATTACGAACCTCGGCCGACTCGGCATGCCAGTTATCCGGTACCGTACAGGTGACCGTGTGGCGATCGATACTTCTGAAACCAGCAGCGAACGTACGTTCCGCCGGCTCAAAGGGGGGGTCATCGGACGCATTGACGATGCATTGATTGTGCGCGGCATCAACGTATTCCCGAGCGCAATTGAGAACATCGTGCGCCGGTTTGAAGATGTTGGAGAGTTCGCTGTGGATGTTTACCGCAACAAAAACCTGGACGAAATGGAAATCCGGGTCGAGATTGGCGGCGAAAATCCTGAAGAGACGGCCAAAGACATTGTGAAGGTGCTTCGTAACGGTCTTGGACTGCGTGTCCAGCTGAATGTGGTGCCCCAGGGGACACTGCCACGGTTTGACCTGAAAGCCCGTCGCTTTACAGATCACAGAAAACTTAACCTGGCAGTAGCCGGGAGCTAA